A window of Adhaeribacter arboris genomic DNA:
CTACCATAAATTGGCGAGGCATTAATTGGAGGGGATTCTGCTTATAGGCCACAAAATAATCGTCGGCATAGTTAAATACCATCGCGGTAAAAGCGCTGGGAGGCGACTCTACCTGAAAGTTTTCGTTCTCCGCCTCGTAGTTCTCCCATACATAATAACACTCCACGTAAGGAAAAAGCGCCGGACAGGGGGAAAACTTCTGATAGAGCATAAAAAATAGCTAATGGCTTCTAAAATAGCAGCTTAATAGTAAAGAAATCAAGCAAGTTGTCGCTTTTTTACAATAATAAGCTAGCAAGGCCAAATACCTTTGAGTAAAAATTAGCCGGCCGGGGCAGTTGCTATTCTATGATCAGCTTCAATTAAACCAGATTAATCCATACTTACTTCAACAAGACTTTCGCAAAAATATCAAAATGTTCCCCTTCAAAGGGAGTAGGGGGATGATGAGTAGTAAAGGCATTCATTTGGCGAAAGGCTGGTTGAAGCTTAAAAAGGTACTTAAATTAATCCTTACATCCATGAAAACCATTCTGAAAATTTTTCTTTCGGTCCTCGCATTTAATCTGCTTACTTTCTCCGCCTCGGCGCAGCAAATTGCGCCTTGGTCCGAAGCGGACCGTAAGTATTTGCTGGATAACCTGGCGCGCAGCCGGGACTTGCTCGTTAAGGAAACTACTAACCTAACACCCGAACAATGGAAGTTTAAAGAATCGCCGGACCGGTGGTCGATTAACGAAGTAGTGGAGCATATTGCCTTATGGGAATTACTTTTCGACCGGGAAGTTAGCCAGGCCTTGGCCGCGGGTCCGCAACCGGAACTGGCAAAAGCCGCCAAACCCGATAGTGTTATTTTAAGCTTTATTAGGGAAGAAAAACCGCACGTTACTACCGAATACACCAAACCTTTCACTTTTTCGGTTCCCACCGGACTGTACGAAGGAAAAGATAACGTAGCCGCTTTTTTGAAGAGAAGAAACGAATCGATGGCTTATTTAAAAACGGCCCTTGAAGATTTGCGCCAGTATTTTCTGAAACCCGGCCGGCCCAATATTCACCAGGTATATATCAACGTATTCGGCCACACCGACCGGCATTTACGCCAAATCCGGAAAATTAAACAGCACCTGAATTACCCAAAAAGTAAATTAGTGCGGCGCTAAAAAGCAGCCGGCCACTCTAAACCAAGCAAATTTTCCCTGGTTTAAAGTGGTCAGCTGAATGAAAGACAAATGAAATAAAAGAAGGGTACTATTTTCAGGTAAACGGAAATGGTGAAACCTGGCTACTGAAAAGTATTTGGTTAATAGCAGCTTAAAGTAAGAATTAGTCCTGCTGGAAGAAACTAACCAGTAGTTAGTAGCAGCTACTGCGTTAACAGGTAAGCCTTTAAACCTTAAATTTCTCGAAAGCTTTTGGTTACGTTAAATTTAAGGGCTATCGCTTCGTGCCAGTTAAATTCTTTTTTAAATGGCTCAAAACAGCGGTTGGGTATGGGATATTAATTGGTAATCTATTTTATGCTTTTACGGGTTCGGGAGCGTCTGCAAAGTGCTGGTATTTTCCTAGCATCCGTCCAACCATATAGGTCAGCGGCATTACGGTTTTCTTAACGAATTTTGGTATTCCATATATATCGTATTCCTGCCCGTAGCGGGTTAAAAGGTAAGCGCTGTCAAATTTTTCGGGTTCTGCTTTGCCGGATTTGTTTTGCGCCTCGTAAATGGCTGAAAGAAAAAAGACAATGGTATTTGCCGGTTTTATCCAGCCCTGGCAATTTAAAATATCTTGGCCGGCATTCCAGAAACGGTGCGGTACACCGCGTTTAAATAGTACGGTTTCGCCCTCGTGCGCGTATCGTTCCTCCTGACCCAAAACGAGATACCCCAGTTTCCCGGAAACTACGGTTAATGCTTCGTCTTGCAGAAAATGGGTATGCATGGCGGGACCGTGTCCGGGCGTCACAAAGTTTTCGACTAGAACTTTGTCTCCATCGGGATCTTTTTGTACGCCGTGAAAAATTATTTTTTCACCTTCGCTGTTGGTGATGGTGTGCGGATAAGAAATTTTCATAGGTTACGTTTTTATAGGATTGGTTTTTTGTTTTTTATCTTTTTAAAAAATTGCTGGTGTATTAAGTAGGCTTAGCTGATTATTCTCATTTTGATTAAATGCCGGTGCTTAAACTCCTACTTGTTGCGGTGGTGCTACTCTAACTTTCGGATTTATTTGGTTAGTACTCCCTTTAGCGGCCGCTTTGGTTAAACCTAAAAACAACACTTGCGACAAAACAACCAGGACCACTAATCTAATCTGACTTAAAAGCTCCCAAAGCTGCGCCCGCTTGGTTAAAGCAGCATCTACGGTTTCGGAAAAGGCGGTACCGGTGATAGCGAGAAGTTCCGGTACAAAGTAGATAGCCGTAATAATCAGGATAATAAAGTAGCCCGATAAGGTTATCAGCATACTTTTTCTTCTTTCGGTTTTCCAGGAAAGAATAAGGGCAGTAATAAAAAGAAGCAAAGTAATTGGATGAATCAGCTGCCAGAAGGCGCCGGCATTCAGGCCGTATTGCCCTTGAAACATGCTCAACGAAGCGGGAGGGGCGGCGCTCCATTGCGGAACTACCGCTAAATGTTCATAAACCGCGGCTCCAATTACAACCGCAAAAGAAAGGCAAGCGAACGAGTAGGCAAGGTCTTTCACATTCATAATGAATACTAATTTTAGGTGGATACATTACATTTTTAGTAAAAATACTACCGGTATACAGCCCAAAAATTGTATCAAACGGACATCCTGCGGAAAAGAGGATTTTTTTATTAAATAATTGAGGTTTAAAGGAATAGAAGAACTAAAACAAAAAGATTTGACTGGCTTTTACCTAAAATTGGCGTGTTCGCAAATTGTTTTCTTCCGCCGAAAAAGCAAAGATAATTTAAGAGGGAAGATGGGTAAACCTTACTTTTCGGAGAGGGTAAAAATATGCCCGGGTAGTTCTCCCATTGCTTTTTTGTATTGCCGGGGAGTTAAACCCGTAAATAGTTTAAACGTTCTCGCAAAGTGAGCCTGGTCGTAAAAGCCGCAATTATAAGTTATTTCGGTAAGCGAGGGGTGCGGTTGGTGTATTTGGTGCAAAGCGGACAAGTATTTTTTATAAAGCACTAACTCTTCCGTACTCATTCCCAAGTATTCGTTGCACAATCTGCTTAAATGGCGGGGAGTAACATTGTATTTGTCGCTAAGAGCGTGTACGGAAAGATTAATAATTTCGGGGTCGGCATGCAGTTTAATAATGCGGTTGTTGGCCGCTAGTTCCGAACCTTCTTTTATTTTACACCTTACCCATTTCAGGATGGCCGCCACTTGTCCCGGAAAAGAAGGAGCCGCTCGTAGTTCCTCGGCTAAATTATCCAACGATTTACAAACTAAAGAACCGGCCAAAACCTGATCGTTAAATTCGAGAGTAGGAATATGGAAAATGTATTTCAGGGCAAAAGCATTAAACTGGATTCCCACAAAATACTGTTTGCTCCGGATAGATAAGTTATAAGGGGTAAAATTAATGCCGTTAATAAAATAACTGGGTAGGTTAAAAATATCTTTCTCGTTTGACCGGAAACTGGTTATATCCTCCGAAAAATTGAAAATAATTTCCGCCGTTCCTTTTGGCAGGATTGTTTCGGTGCGCTTAACTAACTGAATGTCCTGAATACGCCAAATATGCCGAATCAATAAATTTTCGGGGCTGGTATTCGGCTGGAATATATTGGCTATTCGCTCCATGCGTATTTGCAAGTTAGTTAAAATTGCCCTTTGCTGCTAACAAATGCTTGCTGTTTATGGCGGATTACATAGCGGCTAAGCTTGACTAAAGATATCCTATTTAATAAAATCACCATTTCTGAACAGCTTCCGTCAGCCCGAATGAAAGTTGGTAGTAACCTGCAGCCGATGGTACAACGTTTGGCCCCACTAACGCCAACCCTGGGCTAGCGGTTTGTTGTTAGTTTGTCGTTGTTCACGTATTCCAAAATATCACCCGGTTGACAGTTCAGGGCTTTACAAATGGCGTCTAAGGTGCTAAAACGGATTGCTTTTGCCTTACCTGTCTTCAAGATGGAAAGATTAGATAATGTCAAATCAACTCTTTCGGCAAGTTCATTCAAAGAAATTTTTCTCTTTGCCATTATCACATCTAAGTTTACAA
This region includes:
- a CDS encoding DinB family protein; the protein is MFPFKGSRGMMSSKGIHLAKGWLKLKKVLKLILTSMKTILKIFLSVLAFNLLTFSASAQQIAPWSEADRKYLLDNLARSRDLLVKETTNLTPEQWKFKESPDRWSINEVVEHIALWELLFDREVSQALAAGPQPELAKAAKPDSVILSFIREEKPHVTTEYTKPFTFSVPTGLYEGKDNVAAFLKRRNESMAYLKTALEDLRQYFLKPGRPNIHQVYINVFGHTDRHLRQIRKIKQHLNYPKSKLVRR
- a CDS encoding cupin domain-containing protein; protein product: MKISYPHTITNSEGEKIIFHGVQKDPDGDKVLVENFVTPGHGPAMHTHFLQDEALTVVSGKLGYLVLGQEERYAHEGETVLFKRGVPHRFWNAGQDILNCQGWIKPANTIVFFLSAIYEAQNKSGKAEPEKFDSAYLLTRYGQEYDIYGIPKFVKKTVMPLTYMVGRMLGKYQHFADAPEPVKA
- a CDS encoding helix-turn-helix domain-containing protein; the encoded protein is MERIANIFQPNTSPENLLIRHIWRIQDIQLVKRTETILPKGTAEIIFNFSEDITSFRSNEKDIFNLPSYFINGINFTPYNLSIRSKQYFVGIQFNAFALKYIFHIPTLEFNDQVLAGSLVCKSLDNLAEELRAAPSFPGQVAAILKWVRCKIKEGSELAANNRIIKLHADPEIINLSVHALSDKYNVTPRHLSRLCNEYLGMSTEELVLYKKYLSALHQIHQPHPSLTEITYNCGFYDQAHFARTFKLFTGLTPRQYKKAMGELPGHIFTLSEK
- a CDS encoding helix-turn-helix domain-containing protein; this translates as MPIVVNLDVIMAKRKISLNELAERVDLTLSNLSILKTGKAKAIRFSTLDAICKALNCQPGDILEYVNNDKLTTNR